A window of the Hordeum vulgare subsp. vulgare chromosome 5H, MorexV3_pseudomolecules_assembly, whole genome shotgun sequence genome harbors these coding sequences:
- the LOC123398837 gene encoding transcription initiation factor IIA subunit 1-like: MASGNVYTSVVDDVVAKVRKDFIADGAGEAVLNELQALWEMKLLHCGATSGTIGRNRAPPAGAPAGAGATPPVHDLNVPYEATYEEYATPTADLLFPPTPIQTPLPTGVDTGSWDYAPSPISDMRNGLLMDLADPRTGRPSPFMQPPSPWMNRRPLGVDVNLAFPYDEESRAMPMTKNFLMMSSGKRKRDEYHSGSLFVPQQDGCADQVFFPGVPTEDYNTHGESSEYRSPTPAVATPKPRNDTAGGDDDDDDEPPLNEDDDDDDDDTDDFDDTQHLVLAQFDKITRTKNRWKCTLKDGIMHLNGRDVLFSKASGEFDF, encoded by the coding sequence ATGGCCAGCGGCAACGTCTACACCTCCGTCGTCGACGACGTCGTGGCCAAGGTTCGTAAGGACTTCATAGCCGACGGCGCTGGCGAGGCCGTCCTCAACGAGCTCCAGGCTCTTTGGGAGATGAAGCTGCTGCACTGTGGCGCAACCTCGGGCACAATCGGCCGCAACAGGGCTCCCCCCGCCGGAGCGCCCGCTGGTGCCGGCGCGACTCCGCCCGTCCACGACCTCAACGTGCCCTACGAGGCCACGTACGAGGAGTACGCCACCCCAACCGCCGACCTGCTCTTCCCACCGACCCCGATCCAGACACCACTTCCAACTGGGGTTGATACGGGGTCGTGGGACTATGCCCCATCGCCGATCAGTGACATGAGGAACGGGTTGTTGATGGATCTGGCTGATCCAAGAACTGGCCGCCCTAGCCCTTTCATGCAACCTCCATCGCCCTGGATGAATCGGAGACCGCTCGGGGTTGATGTCAACCTTGCTTTTCCTTATGATGAGGAGAGCCGTGCGATGCCGATGACCAAGAATTTTCTGATGATGTCTTCAGGAAAACGGAAGAGGGATGAATATCATTCTGGTTCATTGTTTGTGCCACAACAGGATGGATGTGCAGACCAGGTTTTCTTCCCAGGAGTTCCAACCGAAGACTACAATACCCATGGGGAATCGTCGGAATATCGATCTCCCACGCCTGCTGTTGCAACACCAAAGCCAAGAAACGATACGGcgggtggtgatgatgatgatgatgatgaacctcctcttaatgaagacgacgatgacgacgatgatgacacagATGATTTTGATGACACGCAGCACCTCGTCCTTGcacagtttgacaagataacaaggaCAAAGAATCGCTGGAAGTGCACATTGAAGGATGGAATCATGCATTTGAATGGCAGAGATGTTCTATTCAGCAAGGCTTCAGGAGAGTTTgatttttga
- the LOC123398839 gene encoding uncharacterized protein LOC123398839, protein MKFRVVCRKLYDYVRYDLKEIAFPSSLPDPPGTKRRPKLTLKEKWCILKEATRLYGAFRDIGPELRPNDYKKAKEESDPSSSEEGKTKSEPTVLEDLTVAARGGAETLKPALRRIYMTRASTYTNAVKNYVQTYQEGLKDVLDEKAARKDQQQRNEMRRSSTSPPPPQSSS, encoded by the coding sequence ATGAAGTTTAGAGTTGTCTGCAGGAAGCTGTATGATTACGTGAGGTATGATCTAAAAGAGATCGCCTTCCCGTCTTCTCTGCCGGATCCTCCGGGCACCAAGAGGCGTCCTAAGCTCACACTGAAAGAAAAATGGTGTATCCTCAAAGAGGCGACTAGGCTCTATGGGGCTTTCAGGGACATCGGTCCTGAGCTCCGTCCCAACGATTACAAGAAGGCCAAAGAGGAATCAGACCCCAGCAGCAGTGAAGAGGGCAAAACTAAAAGTGAGCCTACTGTGCTTGAGGACCTCACCGTGGCAGCGAGGGGTGGGGCCGAGACTTTGAAGCCCGCGCTGCGGCGCATATACATGACACGCGCCTCAACCTACACAAATGCAGTGAAGAACTACGTGCAGACCTACCAGGAAGGGTTGAAGGATGTCCTGGACGAGAAGGCTGCTAGGAAGGATCAACAGCAACGCAATgagatgaggagatcatcgacgtCACCTCCACCCCCGCAATCATCATCATGA
- the LOC123395282 gene encoding uncharacterized protein LOC123395282, translated as MTQAPGDPFASGFPHADAAQSKPIPTYPQRVKKHLLPMKKRATTTSDGSDRSSADDSFVVPPKKRRAVDTGGEGTPAQRRPRRVAACNAAHVSMEEEEAGTSAAGAAGAKKKNKNRKRKRESGRKNGPRPARKAFPLVNRPLHLSEEQQQHLRALGATAPQFVIMKTLHGSDVHRNQSRLLFSCKRKFIQAHPITGLLAEEDAYFVHERFKGLSVSAFDGHNNEFSFDLKYLDSNGGYRFKGSGWNEFVATNNLVQLVKKERLHFVVELWAFRSPMLPAQSDPPDVEGLKGHPDGALGFHFRVYQDESRDAHRGGGEEERELAPSPVQKRTKRQAPAKAVRSKKLAGARVSQDQAVARDVTRAEIVEAVGEEMADALLGLLMLARRRILAHNAQTISHSHAYADCATPYGSQNFGS; from the coding sequence ATGACTCAAGCCCCAGGAGATCCCTTCGCGTCGGGCTTCCCACACGCCGACGCCGCGCAATCGAAGCCAATTCCGACGTATCCTCAACGCGTCAAGAAACATCTCTTGCCGATGAAGAAGAGGGCGACGACCACGAGCGACGGTAGCGACCGCAGCAGCGCCGACGATTCGTTCGTCGTACCACCGAAGAAGAGGCGGGCGGTGGATACCGGGGGCGagggcaccccggctcagaggcgGCCTAGGCGAGTGGCGGCGTGCAACGCTGCGCACGTGAGCATGGAGGAAGAGGAAGCCGGGACGTCGGCGGCCGGGGCGGCGGgagcgaagaagaagaacaagaacaggaagaggaagagggaaagCGGTAGAAAGAACGGACCGCGGCCGGCACGGAAGGCCTTCCCGCTGGTCAACAGGCCGCTGCACCTCAgcgaggagcagcagcagcacctcAGGGCGCTCGGAGCCACGGCCCCGCAGTTCGTCATCATGAAGACCCTCCACGGGAGCGACGTGCACCGCAACCAGAGCCGGCTCCTGTTCTCGTGCAAGCGCAAATTCATCCAAGCCCACCCCATCACCGGGCTCTTGGCCGAGGAGGATGCCTACTTCGTGCATGAACGGTTCAAAGGGCTGAGCGTGAGCGCCTTTGACGGCCACAACAACGAGTTCAGCTTCGATCTCAAGTACCTCGACTCCAATGGCGGGTACCGCTTCAAAGGCAGCGGCTGGAACGAGTTCGTGGCCACCAACAACCTGGTTCAACTGGTAAAGAAGGAGCGTCTTCATTTTGTCGTCGAGCTGTGGGCGTTTCGTTCGCCGATGTTGCCAGCGCAGTCCGATCCTCCCGACGTCGAGGGTCTGAAGGGCCACCCTGACGGCGCCCTCGGGTTTCACTTCCGGGTGTATCAGGACGAGAGCAGGGACGCCCaccgcggcggcggcgaggaagaaAGGGAGCTTGCGCCGTCGCCCGTCCAGAAGAGGACGAAGAGACAGGCACCGGCCAAGGCGGTGCGATCAAAGAAGCTTGCGGGTGCGCGTGTGAGTCAGGACCAAGCCGTGGCGCGGGACGTGACGAGGGCTGAGATAGTTGAGGCCGTTGGCGAGGAGATGGCGGATGCGTTGTTGGGGCTCTTGATGCTTGCTAGGAGAAGAATTTTGGCGCATAACGCTCAGACCATATCGCATTCGCACGCATACGCAGATTGTGCGACTCCATATGGCTCCCAAAACTTTGGGTCCTAA